The genomic DNA CACGCCCTCGCGCAGCTCGGCCTGCCGAGGCGCTGAGAATCCCGTCGGGCGTTTCGTCTCGTCGCTGCGGTCCTCGCTCAACGACCGGAGACGCTTCTTGGTCGTTGAGCGAGCGAAGCGAGACGAAACGCGGCGCTCAGTCCTCGAACGGCCGGGCGATCACGTCGCCTGAGGCGGTCTGCAAGACCTCCCAGCCGGAGTCGAGTTCCGCGGTCGCGCGGCCCTCGAGCCAGGTGAGCGTCCAGTGGCCGCGCAGGCCGCGGGACTCGACCTCGGCGATCGCGGGGCGGAGCGCCGCTGGTACCGAAGCAGGTGGCTCCGAACCGGTGGCCCAACGAGTGCCCAACTGCATCAGACGCCCTCGCCCACTGCAGGCTCGACGGGGGCGAGCTCGATCGCGATGACCGCGAACGCCTCGGCCTCGCTGAACTCGAGCTCGGCGATTCGGCCGACGGCGCGCAGGTCATCGGCGGCGGCGCGGAGGGCGACGAGCTTCGCGGCGGGAGCGGCGATTGCTGCACGAGCGACCGGCGTCTTCTGCGAGGCCTTCGCCTCTGTCTTCGCACGACGGATGCCGATCAGCGCCTCACTGGCGGCAGACAGCACCGCAGGATCGCCGGCGATGCCGAGCGGCTCCGGCCAACTCGCGGTGTGCACCGAACCCTCCTCGAACCACGACCACACTTCCTCGGTGGCGAACGACAGCACCGGAGCGAGCAGACGAAGCACCGCAGAGAGGGTCAGGCGCAGGGCGAGTGCCGCCGATGCCTGCCCGACGTCGTTCTGGTTGTACGCGCGCTCCTTGACGAGTTCGAGGTAGTCGTCGCAGAACGTCCAGAAGAAGGCCTCGGTGACTTCCAGGGCCTTCGCCTGGTCATAGTTCTCGTATGCCTTCGTGGCATCGCGGATCACTCCGTCAAGCGCGGCGAGCATCGAAGCATCCAGCGCGTGCGTGACCTGTGCATCCTCGGGAACCGGGAACGACAGCACGAACTTCGCCGCGTTCAGCACCTTGATCGCCAGACGGCGACCGATCTTCACCTGCGTCGGATTCTGCGGGTCGAACGCCGCATCCATTCCCAGTCGGCTGGAGGCCGACCAGTAGCGAACGGCATCCGAACCGTGCGATTCGAGGATGTCCGCCGGCGTGACGACGTTGCCCTTCGATTTCGACATCTTCTTGCGATCGGGGTCGACGATGAAGCCGCTGATCGCCGCGTTGCGCCACGGTGCCCGGCCGTCCTCGAGAGTCGAGCGCAGCATCGTGGAGAACAGCCAGGTGCGAATGATGTCCTGGCCCTGCGGACGCAGGTCGAACGGCGCAGTGAGGTTCCACAGCTCCTCATCGCGCTGCCAGCCGCCGGCCAGCTGCGGGGTGAGCGACGACGTCGCCCAGGTGTCGAGGATGTCGGCCTCGGCGTCGAATCCACCGGCCACGCCGCGCTGGTCCTCGGTGTATCCCGCCGGCACGTCGCTCGTCGGATCGATCGGCAGCGAGGCGGCATCCGGGGTCAGCACACGGTCGTAGTCACGCTCGCCGTTCTCGTCGAGCGCGTACCAGAGCGGGATCGGCACGCCGAAGAAGCGCTGGCGCGAAACCAGCCAGTCGCCGGTGAGGCCGCCCACCCAGTTCTCGTAGCGCACCCGCATGAAGTCCGGGTGCCAGGCGAGCTCGGCACCGTGCGCGATGAGCTCGTCGCGCAGCTTCGCGTCTCTCGCGCCGTTGCGGATGTACCACTGGCGGGTCGAAACGATCTCGAGCGGGCGGTCGCCCTTCTCGAAGAACTTCACCGCGTGGTTGAACGGCTTGCCGACCGACGTCATGTCGCCGGTCTCCTGCAGCTTCTCGACGAGCGCCTTGCGGGCGCTGAAGACCGTCTTGCCGCCCATGTTCTCGGCGTACCAGTCTCGAGCGCCTGCATCCGACACCAGAGAAGGCGCTTTGGGAAGGAATCGGCCATCCAGGCCGATCGTGGTCATGTTGGGCAGTGACTCGTTCGTCGTCGTGCGCAGCTCGCGCCACCAGATGATGTCGGTCACGTCGCCGAAGGTGCAGACCATCGCGGCGCCGGTGCCCTTGTCGGGCTGAGCGAGGTGGTGTCCGTGGATCTCGATCTCGGAGCCGAAGAACGGGGTGCGCACCTTCGTGCCGATGAGGTGCTTGTGCGGGCCCTCCGGGTGCGTCACGAGCGCGATGCACGCCGGGAGCAGCTCCGGGCGGGTCGTGTCGATGGCGATCGAGCCGGTGCCATCGGCGAAGGGGAACTCGATCGTGTGGAACGCCGCCTGCTGGTCGCGGTCCTCCAGCTCGGCCTGCGCGATCGCGGAGCGGAAGTCGACGTCCCACAGGGTGGGCGCAAGCGCCTGGTAGGCCTCGCCGCGCTCGATGTTGCGAAGGAACGCGAGCTGGCTCTGCCGGATCGTGTCGTCGGAGATCGTGCGGTAGGTCTGGGTCCAGTCCACGCTGAGACCGAGCTGGCGGAAGAGGCTCTCGAACTGCTTCTCGTCTTCGACGGTCAGCCGCTCGCACAGCTCGATGAAGTTGCGGCGGCTGATCGGCAACTGGTCGGCTGCGCGGCTGGACTTGTTGTCACCGCCCTCGAACGGGGGAGTGAAGTTGGCATCGTACGGAAGAGTGGGGTCGCAACGGACACCGTAGTAGTTCTGCACGCGGCGCTCGGTCGGGAGGCCGTTGTCGTCCCAGCCCATCGGGTAGAACACGGTCTTGCCACGCATGCGCTCGAACCGCGCCTTGATGTCGGTGTGCGTGTACGAGAACACGTGCCCGATGTGGAGGGATCCGGATGCCGTCGGCGGTGGTGTGTCGATCGAATAGACGCCATCGCGGCCGGCGGCAGCGGCGCGGATGCGGTCGAACAGGTACGTCCCCTGATCGCGCCATGCGGCGTCCCACTTCGCTTCGAGACCTTCGAGTGCGGGCTTGTCGGGAATCTGGTTCTGAACGGACACGGCCATGGAGGTCTCCTCGAGCGATGTATGCGGCACTGTGTGAGCGTGCCTGAGTGTGGGTTGTGCCCTCAGTCTAATGGAGAGCCGATGACGAAGGATGAGGTGTAAATCGACCCGGTCCAAGAAGGGGTCGTAGACTGAGATGTCACCCCATCGCTCTTCTCGAGGACCTTTCATGCGCATTTCGCTCCGGCGTCGCCTCCTGCCCTTCGTCGCGGTCTCCGCCGCTGCCGCCCTCGCGCTGAGCGCCTGCGCGGCTCCTGGGGCTACCGAGGAAGGCGGCGGAGAAGTCGTCTGGGGTGTCGACGGCAGTCTGCTCGCGTCCGGCCACATGGACCCTCAGACGAGCCAGTTGGACATCTCCGCCGCTGTCCAGCGGTCCGTCCTCGACTCGCTGGTCTTCCAGAAGCCCGACGGCTCGTTCGGCCCGTGGCTCGCGACCGAGTGGACGGTGTCCGATGACAGCACCGAGTACACGTTCACGCTCCGCGACGATGTGACGTTCCACGACGGGGAGCCGTTCGATGCGGCGGCGGTGAAAGCGAACTTCGACCGGATCATCGACCCCGAGACGGAATCGGCTCAGGCCGCGAGCATGCTCGGCGGAGAGTTCTACGCCGGTACCGACGTCGTCGACGAGCACACCGTCACGGTGCGCTTCTCCCAGCCTTACGCGCCTTTCCTGCAGGCAGCGAGCACGGCGCAGCTCGGCTTCTACTCGCCGAAGGTGCTGGCCGAGTCCGCTGACGAGTTGAAGGTCGGCGGCCCCGGCATCACGGTCGGCACCGGCCCGTTCGAGCTCACCGAGTACACGCCGGAGCAGGAGATCGTGTACACGGCCAACGCCGACTACGCGTGGGCGCCGGAAGGCACGGAGAAGCCCGGATTCGAGACGCTGCGCGTGGAGATCCTCCCCGAGCCATCGGTGCGCGCGGGCGTCGTCAGCTCCGGAGAGGCCGACCTCGTCGGCCAGATCCCGCCGAACGTCGCCGCCACGCTCGGCGACGGGGTGACCGTTGAGGCCGTCGAAGAGCCGGGTCTTCCCTACTCGCTGTACCTCAACGAGAAGCACGGCGTCTTCGCCGACCAGAAGGTGCGCGAGGCGTTCTCCCGTGCGATCGACATCGATGCGTCCGTCGAAGAGATCTTCTTCGGCGAATACCCGCGCGCGTGGAGCATCCTCGGACCGACGACCCCGGGCTACGACGCATCACTCGAGGGATCGTGGCCGATGGACCGCGACCTCGCGAACTCCCTGCTCGATGAGGCCGGGTGGACCCAGCGCGGCGACGACGGCATCCGCACCAAAGACGGCCAGCGGCTGTCCGCGCGCTGGATCGCCTGGACCCCGGTGCCCGACGATCGTGCCGCGCTGGCGAACGCCATCCAGTCCGACCTCAAGGAGGTGGGCTTCGAGGTCCTCCTCGAGAAGCTCGAGCCGGGTGCCTACAACGAGCAGTACGGGCCGAAGACGTTCGATCTCACCGACTGGAGCTTCTCCGGCGTCGACGCCGACCTGCTGCGCAACCATCTGCACAGCGAGGGTTTCCAGAACGCCTCGCAGGTCACCGACCCGACCATCGACGAATTGCTCGAGAAGGGTGTCGCGACGACGGATGCCGACGCTCGTGCCGATGTCTACGGCGAACTGCAGCAGTGGAACGCCGAGCACGTCGCGATCGTGCCGCTGTACGTGCCGTCCGCCATCACCGCGGTCGGGGAGCGCATCTCCGGTCTGCAGTTCGACCTCTACGGACGTCCGCTGTTCTTCGGTGTGACGGTCGAGTGACCCGGCACGGCATCGGCGATACGATGCCGTAGTCAGGAGCGCAATGATCAGAAGGATCGTCGGGCACGCGGCATCCCTCGTCGTGGTGCTGTGGGGAGCGGCGACGCTCGCCTTCCTGGCTTTCCGGGTGATCCCCGGCGACCCGGTCGACGTCATGCTCGGACCGCAAGCTCAGGTGAGCGATGCCGTCAAGGACGGCATCCGGGCGGAACTGGGGCTGGATCGGCCGCCGCTCGAGCAGTACGTCTCGTACCTGAGCCAGCTGCTGCGGGGCGATCTGGGCGAGTCGTACCAACTGCGGATGCCGGTGGCCGAGGTGATCGGGCGGCAGCTCGGGGCGACCCTGCAGCTGACCGCATCCGCGCTGCTCATCGCCGTGGTGCTCGCTCTTGCCGCCGCGCTCCTCGCGCGGCGCTCGGTGTCCCGGGGAATCGTCGCGGCTGTCGAACTCGTCCTGCTCTCCTCGCCGGTGTTCTGGATCGGACTCGTGCTGCTGAGTGTCTTCGCCTTCGGTCTCGGCTGGTTCCCGGTCTCCGGCACTCGAAATCCGGCGACGATGGTGCTCCCTGCCGTCACGCTCGCCCTGCCGGTGGCTGCGCTTCTGGGACAGGTGCTGCGCGACGGCATCGAGACGGCGGAACGCCAGCCGTTCGCGACGACCGTTCGCGCGCGGGGAGCGGGTCACGTGCGCCTCACCCTGCATCACACGCTGCGGCACGGGGCGGCCGGCGCCCTCACCCTGACCGCCTACCTCGTCGGCTCGCTGCTCGGCGGGGCGGTGCTGGTGGAGACCGTCTTCGCCCGGCCTGGCCTCGGAAGGGTGACGCTCTCGGCGATCACCGACCGCGATTTGCCGGTGCTCAGTGGCATCATCCTGCTCAGCGCGTTCACGTTCGTCGTCGTGAATCTCGTCGTCGAGCTCGTGCACCCGCTGCTCGATCCGCGCGTGCGGACAGTGGCCGACACCCCGGACAGGACGCCGCGCGCATGAGCGTCGGACGTCGCATTCTCCTCGGCGCAGCCGTGTTGATCCTCGCGCTGATCGCCGTGGCGGCGCTCGTGCCCGACCTGATCGCCTCCCAGGATCCCCTGCAGACCGATGTGCGCAGCGCCCTGCAGGCGCCGAGCGCCGCGCATCTGTTCGGCACGGACCAGAGTGGCCGCGACGTCTTCTCGCGCGTTGTGCACGGGACAGGCAGATCGGTCGGCATCGGACTGCTCGCGACCGCCCTCGCCCTCGTCGTCGGTCTGCTGTTCGGCGCACTGGCGGGGGTCGCGCCCCGCGCCGTCGATATTGCCGCGATGCGCGTCACGGATGTGCTCCTCGCCTTCCCCGAGTTCCTCGTCGCTCTGATCGTCGTCGCGGTGCTCGGGCCCGGTCCCGTGAACGTCGCGATCGCGGTCACGCTCGCCGCGGTGCCGGTGTACGTGCGCATGGGGCGCGTGCAGACGAGGACGCTCGCCGTCGCCGAACACGTCGAGGCGGCTCGCATCCTCGGGGTGCCGCCCGTGCTCGCGTTCGTGAGGCATGTGGTGCCCAGCGTCTTCGGGTCGCTCAGTGTGCTCGCCACCATCGGGATCGGATCGAGCATCCTTGCCGCAGCCGGGCTCAGCTTCCTCGGCCTCGGCCCCGCGGAACCGGCACCGGAATGGGGCCTCATGCTGGCCGGCGGGCGCAACGTCCTCGGCCAGGCCTGGTGGATCTCGGTCTTTCCCGGAGCGGCGATCACGCTCACGGTCGTCGCAGCGACGATCGTCGGACGTCAACTGAGGGCCCGCGCCGAGGGGAGGACATCATGAGTGCGCTCGAGGTGCGGGATCTCTCCGTCAGAATCGGCGGTGCCAGGCCGGTGGAATCCGTCTCCTTCACCGTGGAACCGGGGGAGTGCGTCGCGATCGTCGGGGAGTCGGGGGCCGGCAAGTCGCTGACGGCCGCGGCCCTGCTGGGACTGACTCCGCACGTCGCCCGGGTATCTGCCACCCGTCTCGTCGTCGACGGCGTCGATGCGCGGTTGTTCGGCGAACATGAGTGGCGCCGGCTCCGCGGCGAACGGATCGCGCTCGTGTCGCAGGATGCTCTGGTGTCCCTCGACCCGCTGCGCACCATCGGGGCGGAGATCGCCGAACCGTTGGCCATCCATCGGCAGCTCGCGGGGACGCAGCGCCGCACACGAGTGCTCGAACTTCTCGACGCGGTGGCGATGCCGGAGCCGGCACGTCGGATCAGACAGTACTCGCACGAGCTGTCCGGAGGGCTCCGGCAACGCGCGCTCATCGCCTCGGCCCTTGCCGGCGACCCGGCGGTGCTCATCGCCGACGAGCCGACCACGGCCCTGGACGCGACGGTGCAGGCGCGGATCCTCGATCTGCTGCGAGGGATCGCGGATGCCGGCACCGCCGTCGTCTTCATCAGCCACGACTTCGAGGCCGTGCGGCGGGTCGCCGATCGGGTCCTGGTGATGCGGGACGGCCGGGTGGTCGAATCCGGTGCGGTCGCGGACGTGCTCGAGGCTCCGCAGCACGAATACACGCGCCGACTGATCGCAGCGACGATGCACGAGCCGCGTCCCGCCGTCGATGCGGGCGGCGAGCTGGTGTTCTCGTCCGTGGCGGCGTCGAAGGCGTTCGGCGCCATGCCCGCCGTCGTCGGTGCGACTTTCTCGGTGCATCGTGGTCGGACGCTCGGCATCGTCGGGGAGTCCGGCTCCGGCAAGACGACACTGGCCAGGATGATCGTCGGGGTGGAGCATCCGGACGCCGGCGAACTGCGCCGGAACGGAGCGCAGCGCGTGCAGCTTGTGCACCAGAACCCGCTCGGCGCATTCGATCCGCGATGGACGATCGGACGATCGCTGCGCGAGGCGCTTGCTGCCGGCCGGGTCCCGCGCTCGCAGCGTTCATCGCGCGTTGCCGGACTGCTCGTCGAGGTCGGCCTGGATCCCGCACTCGCGGGGCGCCGGCCATCAGCCCTCTCCGGCGGTCAGCGACAGCGCGCGGCCATCGCCCGGACCCTCGCCGCCGATCCGGATGTTCTGGTGCTCGACGAGCCGGTGTCGGCACTCGATCCCTCGGTGCGGGAGCGGATCCTGCACCTGCTCCGGCGACTGCAGCGAGAACGCGGGCTGACGATAATCTTCGTCTCGCACGATCTCGACGTGATCGCGGCGATCGCGGATGACGTGCTCGTGATGCAGGACGGGCGGATCGTCGAGCAGGGCGCCACCGGTGCCGTCTTCGCGGCTCCTCAGCATCCGTTCACTCGAGAGCTACTCGCGGCCAGCGCCGTGTCCTGAGCTCAGCCCTTGATCTGGATGCCGAGTCCGGCCGCAATGGTCGGGGCGAGCTGCTGCACCTGGAACTCGGTCAGTGTGGTTCCGCGCAGGCTGTTCGCGTCGAGGTAGGCGAGGGCATCCAATCCGCGCAGATCGACGTGCGTGGCACGCATGCCGCGCGGATCGACCTCGTCGCTGCGAGTGCTCGTGAAGCGAACCCGGGTGAGTTCGGCCTGCGGCATGTCGATGGCGCGGATGCTGCAGCCGGTGACCTCGATATCTTCGGCGCGCGCTGTCCCGAGGTTCAGGTAATCGATGCGCACGTCGCGGAGTTCGAGCTCGGCGATGCGGGCGCCGCTGAGATCGAGCGTCCCGATCCGTCCGCCGGTGATGCGAAGGCGACGGATTCCGGAATTGCGGAGTTTGAGGGAGGCCACCCTCATGTCGGTCATCGCGACGTCGAGGATCGTGGCACCGGTGAGGTCGACCGTGTCGGCATCCGCCGTGACCACGCACTGCTCCAAGGAGGCGTACGCGAGATCCGCTGAGCCCGCGATCTCGAGGCGTGCGGCCAACAGGTCGGCTCGACGGGCAGGAGTGGCGGGTGCGAGGTCCTCCGGGAGGTCGGGTGCGGTGACGCGAGGCGCGACGGGGGAGTCGGAGGAGCGGGCCATCCCTCGAGCGTATGCGGTGGCACGGACAGGGGTGGGTGAGCAGCGCGCCTCGGCTTGCTGCAACCCCGGAAGCGCAACTTCGCAGACCTTCCCGAACTTCGCAGGAATTTCAGGAGAGTCTGCGAAGACGCTGCAATTCTGCGACGAACGAGTTGTCCTACACAGGGGGTGGATGCTGGAGCCCGTCCACAGTTCCGGGATGCGCAGGGAATGAGCGGCGGTGGGATGCGGCATGCTGCCGGAATGAGCCAGGACAACCTCATCGAGGCCGTCACCAATGGCGGTGGTGTCATGCGCGTGGAGCGGCTCCGCGAACTCGGTTTTCGGCGCACACTTCTCGAGTCCGTACTCGCCGCAGGCCGACTTCAGCGCGTGCGCCGCGGATGGGTGGCGTTGCCGAACGTGGATCCGCTTCTCGCATCGGCGGCGCGGCGCGGCGTCGTGCTCACATGCATCACCCAGGCGCGCCGACTCGGCTTGTGGGTGCACGAGACGCCGGCAGCTGCGCACGTCGGAGCGACGCCAGGCAGCGCGGGTGGAAAGCCGGACACGATCCGCGTGCACTGGGCGCGGCCGTTGCTGCCACGTCACCCGGACTCGCTCGTGGATCCGATCGAGAATGTGCTCGCGATAGTCGCCGAGTGCGAGCCCCATGAGCAGGCGCTCGCGACCTGGGACTCCGCGCTCAACAAGGGACTGGTCACGTTGGAAGGACTCGCCGGGTACGACTGGCGCCCGGCGGCGCGGCGTCTGCTCGGAGAAGCGACGCCGTTCTCGGACGCCGGGCTGGAGACCTACCTTCGCCCTCGACTGCGCTGGCTGCGGCATCCGATCCGGATCCAGACGTGGATTGCGGGCCACAGGGTCGACGCGCTCATCGGCGAGCGTCTCGTGCTGCAGATCGACGGAGCACATCACGTCGGCCAGCAGCGCAGCGAGGACATCAGACACGATGCCGAGCTGAGGCTCATGGGATACCACGTGGTTCGCATCAGCTACCACCAGATGATGCACGAATGGGCATTAGTGCAGGACCTGATCATGCGAGCCGTCGCTCAGGGGCTACATCTCGCGTCGCGTCGCCGGGCCTGATGGGGGCGCTTCTTCGCAGAACTGCCCCAACTTCGCAGGAATTCCTGGAGAGCCTGCGAAGAAGCTGCGGTTCTGCGAAGAACCGCTGGCGCACGGCTCGGCCCCGCAAGGCGCCCGGATGCCGCACTCACGACCTGCGCGTAGAATGAGAGCACAAGCACTGATCCGGCCATCACCGGGGAGCTCTCGGAAGAACGCAGGAGACTGCAAGTAGAACCGAGCGGGGCAGGCCCGTCATCGCCGCAGTGAGAGTGGTCGCGTCGTGAGACGCAGCACGTGAGGTGGTACCGCGGTCTCGCAGGAGATCGTCCTCGCAGCAGCATCCGCCCGTGCCACCAGCTCAGATCACTGCGAGACGACATGACCTACCCGCGTTCATCCTTCGGACCCGCCGCCGATGCCTCCGTCGTGCCCAGCCCGCGCTTCCCCGAGATCGAGACCGAAGTTCTCGAGTTCTGGAAGTCGGATGACACTTTCCGTGCATCGATCGAGCAGCGCGACGGTGCACCCGAGTGGGTGTTCTACGACGGTCCTCCGTTCGCCAACGGACTGCCGCACTACGGTCACCTGCTGACCGGCTATGCGAAGGACGTGTTCCCGCGCTTCCAGACGATGATCGGCCACAAGGTCGATCGCGTATTCGGCTGGGACACCCACGGCCTGCCGGCCGAGCTCGAGGCGATGAAGCAGCTCGGCATCACCGAGAAGAGCCAGATCGAGGCCATGGGGATCGACGTCTTCAACGCGAAGGCGAAGGATTCCGTGTTGACCTACACCCGCGAGTGGGAGGACTACGTCACCCGCCAAGCCCGCTGGGTCGACTTCGAGCGCGGCTACAAGACGCTCGATCTCGGATACATGGAGAGTGTGCTCTGGGCCTTCAAGACCCTCTACGACAAGGGCCTCGCCTACGAGGGCTACCGCGTGCTGCCGTACTGCTGGCGCGACGAGACGCCGCTGTCGGCGCACGAGCTGCGCATGGATGACGACGTCTACCAGATGCGTCAGGACCCGTCCGTGACGGTCTCGTTCCCGCTCGCGGGTGCGGATGCCGCCGCCAAGGGGCTCGAAGGCGTGCGGGTGCTCGCCTGGACCACGACGCCGTGGACGCTGCCGACCAACCTCGCGCTCGCCGTGGGGCCTTCGATCGAGTACGTCGTGGTGCCTGCAGGGCCGAACGGCGTCGCAGAAGGAGCAGCAGGCGGTCGCTACCTGCTGGCGCGGGACCTGCTCAGCGGCTATGCGAAAGACCTCGGCTACGAGGACGGAGACGCCGTGGTGGCGGCCATCGAGCGCACCATCACCGGCGCTGACCTCGGCGGCCTCCGCTACGAGCCGCTTTTCGACTACTACGCCGACGTCGAGACCTACGGCACCGAGAACGCGTGGCAGATCCTCGTCGACGACTACGTCACCACCACCGACGGCACCGGCGTGGTGCATCAGGCTCCCGCGTACGGTGAGGACGACCAGCGGGTCGCCGAAGCCGCCGGCATCCCGACGATCCTCTCCCTTGACGATGGCGGACGCTTTCTGCCGAACGTGACCGATGTCGCGGGCGAGCTGTGGATGGACGCGAACACGCCGCTGGTGCGGCTTCTCCGCGCGGACGGCCGACTCATCCGCCTGCAG from Microbacterium sp. LWO13-1.2 includes the following:
- the valS gene encoding valine--tRNA ligase, which gives rise to MAVSVQNQIPDKPALEGLEAKWDAAWRDQGTYLFDRIRAAAAGRDGVYSIDTPPPTASGSLHIGHVFSYTHTDIKARFERMRGKTVFYPMGWDDNGLPTERRVQNYYGVRCDPTLPYDANFTPPFEGGDNKSSRAADQLPISRRNFIELCERLTVEDEKQFESLFRQLGLSVDWTQTYRTISDDTIRQSQLAFLRNIERGEAYQALAPTLWDVDFRSAIAQAELEDRDQQAAFHTIEFPFADGTGSIAIDTTRPELLPACIALVTHPEGPHKHLIGTKVRTPFFGSEIEIHGHHLAQPDKGTGAAMVCTFGDVTDIIWWRELRTTTNESLPNMTTIGLDGRFLPKAPSLVSDAGARDWYAENMGGKTVFSARKALVEKLQETGDMTSVGKPFNHAVKFFEKGDRPLEIVSTRQWYIRNGARDAKLRDELIAHGAELAWHPDFMRVRYENWVGGLTGDWLVSRQRFFGVPIPLWYALDENGERDYDRVLTPDAASLPIDPTSDVPAGYTEDQRGVAGGFDAEADILDTWATSSLTPQLAGGWQRDEELWNLTAPFDLRPQGQDIIRTWLFSTMLRSTLEDGRAPWRNAAISGFIVDPDRKKMSKSKGNVVTPADILESHGSDAVRYWSASSRLGMDAAFDPQNPTQVKIGRRLAIKVLNAAKFVLSFPVPEDAQVTHALDASMLAALDGVIRDATKAYENYDQAKALEVTEAFFWTFCDDYLELVKERAYNQNDVGQASAALALRLTLSAVLRLLAPVLSFATEEVWSWFEEGSVHTASWPEPLGIAGDPAVLSAASEALIGIRRAKTEAKASQKTPVARAAIAAPAAKLVALRAAADDLRAVGRIAELEFSEAEAFAVIAIELAPVEPAVGEGV
- a CDS encoding ABC transporter substrate-binding protein — protein: MRISLRRRLLPFVAVSAAAALALSACAAPGATEEGGGEVVWGVDGSLLASGHMDPQTSQLDISAAVQRSVLDSLVFQKPDGSFGPWLATEWTVSDDSTEYTFTLRDDVTFHDGEPFDAAAVKANFDRIIDPETESAQAASMLGGEFYAGTDVVDEHTVTVRFSQPYAPFLQAASTAQLGFYSPKVLAESADELKVGGPGITVGTGPFELTEYTPEQEIVYTANADYAWAPEGTEKPGFETLRVEILPEPSVRAGVVSSGEADLVGQIPPNVAATLGDGVTVEAVEEPGLPYSLYLNEKHGVFADQKVREAFSRAIDIDASVEEIFFGEYPRAWSILGPTTPGYDASLEGSWPMDRDLANSLLDEAGWTQRGDDGIRTKDGQRLSARWIAWTPVPDDRAALANAIQSDLKEVGFEVLLEKLEPGAYNEQYGPKTFDLTDWSFSGVDADLLRNHLHSEGFQNASQVTDPTIDELLEKGVATTDADARADVYGELQQWNAEHVAIVPLYVPSAITAVGERISGLQFDLYGRPLFFGVTVE
- a CDS encoding ABC transporter permease translates to MIRRIVGHAASLVVVLWGAATLAFLAFRVIPGDPVDVMLGPQAQVSDAVKDGIRAELGLDRPPLEQYVSYLSQLLRGDLGESYQLRMPVAEVIGRQLGATLQLTASALLIAVVLALAAALLARRSVSRGIVAAVELVLLSSPVFWIGLVLLSVFAFGLGWFPVSGTRNPATMVLPAVTLALPVAALLGQVLRDGIETAERQPFATTVRARGAGHVRLTLHHTLRHGAAGALTLTAYLVGSLLGGAVLVETVFARPGLGRVTLSAITDRDLPVLSGIILLSAFTFVVVNLVVELVHPLLDPRVRTVADTPDRTPRA
- a CDS encoding ABC transporter permease, encoding MSVGRRILLGAAVLILALIAVAALVPDLIASQDPLQTDVRSALQAPSAAHLFGTDQSGRDVFSRVVHGTGRSVGIGLLATALALVVGLLFGALAGVAPRAVDIAAMRVTDVLLAFPEFLVALIVVAVLGPGPVNVAIAVTLAAVPVYVRMGRVQTRTLAVAEHVEAARILGVPPVLAFVRHVVPSVFGSLSVLATIGIGSSILAAAGLSFLGLGPAEPAPEWGLMLAGGRNVLGQAWWISVFPGAAITLTVVAATIVGRQLRARAEGRTS
- a CDS encoding ABC transporter ATP-binding protein, with product MSALEVRDLSVRIGGARPVESVSFTVEPGECVAIVGESGAGKSLTAAALLGLTPHVARVSATRLVVDGVDARLFGEHEWRRLRGERIALVSQDALVSLDPLRTIGAEIAEPLAIHRQLAGTQRRTRVLELLDAVAMPEPARRIRQYSHELSGGLRQRALIASALAGDPAVLIADEPTTALDATVQARILDLLRGIADAGTAVVFISHDFEAVRRVADRVLVMRDGRVVESGAVADVLEAPQHEYTRRLIAATMHEPRPAVDAGGELVFSSVAASKAFGAMPAVVGATFSVHRGRTLGIVGESGSGKTTLARMIVGVEHPDAGELRRNGAQRVQLVHQNPLGAFDPRWTIGRSLREALAAGRVPRSQRSSRVAGLLVEVGLDPALAGRRPSALSGGQRQRAAIARTLAADPDVLVLDEPVSALDPSVRERILHLLRRLQRERGLTIIFVSHDLDVIAAIADDVLVMQDGRIVEQGATGAVFAAPQHPFTRELLAASAVS
- a CDS encoding pentapeptide repeat-containing protein, with translation MARSSDSPVAPRVTAPDLPEDLAPATPARRADLLAARLEIAGSADLAYASLEQCVVTADADTVDLTGATILDVAMTDMRVASLKLRNSGIRRLRITGGRIGTLDLSGARIAELELRDVRIDYLNLGTARAEDIEVTGCSIRAIDMPQAELTRVRFTSTRSDEVDPRGMRATHVDLRGLDALAYLDANSLRGTTLTEFQVQQLAPTIAAGLGIQIKG
- a CDS encoding DUF559 domain-containing protein, which gives rise to MSQDNLIEAVTNGGGVMRVERLRELGFRRTLLESVLAAGRLQRVRRGWVALPNVDPLLASAARRGVVLTCITQARRLGLWVHETPAAAHVGATPGSAGGKPDTIRVHWARPLLPRHPDSLVDPIENVLAIVAECEPHEQALATWDSALNKGLVTLEGLAGYDWRPAARRLLGEATPFSDAGLETYLRPRLRWLRHPIRIQTWIAGHRVDALIGERLVLQIDGAHHVGQQRSEDIRHDAELRLMGYHVVRISYHQMMHEWALVQDLIMRAVAQGLHLASRRRA